The genomic DNA GAGCCGCCCCCGCTGGTTGAGCCGGTCGAGGCGCTAGCCGAGACCGTGTCGAAACCACGGCAACCGCGAGGGAGAGTCTCCCCGCGCCGCACCGCGGTTTCGACACGGTCTCGCCCTTGGGGGCTCGACCGGCTCAACCAGCGACTCGGCTCAACCAGCGGTCGGGCCGGTGGTGATCGAGTCGTCGGTGATGCCGGCCGCGCGGCGGGCCTCGAGGCGGCGACGCTGCGGCTCGATCGTGTAGCGCGGGTCCTTGGCCGAGGCGATGCCCGCCTCGAACACCCCGAACCGCGTCAGCGCCGACGCCGCCATCAGCGCCGCCCCCGACGCAGCAGCCATGGCCCGCGACCGTCCGCCGAGCACCGCTCCGACCCCGCCGAGCACGGCCAGCCGCTCCGACCAGCGCAGCATCGCGCCGGGTCGGCCGTGGTGCAGCGGTTCGGCGGCGACCGGGTCCATGCGCCGCTCCATCAGCCGGGTCGCGACCACGTCACCGACGACGCCGAGCGCGGCCATCCGCTGCGCCGGCCCGGTCTCGGCGACGGGCGTCGTGACCATCGCCAGCCCCGCCGACGCCAGGCTCGCCGAGCTGACGAACACGAACGGCAGGTCGCGGTGCGTGTGGTTCCAGGTCGGCACGGCGGTGTCGGCGAGCAGCACCGCGGTGTACGCCGCCAGCGGCCCCGCGAAGACCGCGGCTCCCAGCCCGGCCGGCCCCTCGGCGACGCGCAGCACGGTGCGCAGCGGACCGAGCGGCGCCCGCGAACCGGTGAGTCGGTCGAGCTCGGACACCGCCGCGATGCCCGCACCACCGCTGAACGCGGTCAGGATCCAGGAGCCGACGCTCATCGGCGAGGTCACCTTGAACGTGCGCAGCATGTTGTAGAAGCGGTCGGGCCGGCCGAGGTCCTTGACCAGCGCGGCGCCACCGAGCGACACCGCGGCCAGGGCGGACAAGCGGGCGTTGCGCGCCAGCGTCGGTCGCCCGGTCAGCTGGCCACCTGCACCGAGCAGACCTGAGCCGCCGGCGACGCCACCGAGGAAGAGGTACGCAGCGACCTCCTTCTCCCACGGCGGCGGCTTGACGACGGGTTTGCCGTAGTACGAGGTGAACTCGGCCTCCGGCACCATCAGCATCTCGCGGCTGCCGTCGCCGCCGGCGTGGCGACCGGGGCGGCGTCGACGGCCGGGGCCACCCGGGCGGCGCTTGCGCCGGGGCGGCTCGGGCGGGCGGAGCGAGTCGTACTCGGACGTGCTCATCAACGAATCCCTATGAACGACAGCGCTGCTGCGGCCACCATGCCCGCCGCAGCCATACCTGCGCGCTTGTACATCGTGGGCAGGTCGGCGGTGCAGGCACGCGGGTCGGGCGGCAGGCCGTAGACCTCGGGCTCGTCGAGCAGCAGGAACACCGAGCCGGTGCCGCCGACGCCGTCGCGCTCGTTGGCGCCGTAGAGGCGCGCCTCGGTCATGCCCTGCGCGTGCAGCTCGGCGACCCGATCACGAGCAGCAGCAACGAGATCGTTGTGGTCGCCGAACTTGATCGACGTCGTCGGGCAGGTCTTGGCACACGCGGGTGTCTCGTCGTCGAGCAGTCGGTCGTAGCAGAGCGTGCACTTCTGAGCGACACCACGCTTGGGTACGTCGGGCTGCTCGCCCTTGCGCTCGCCCTGGCGGGTGGTCGGTGCGGCCGTGCCGTCGCTGCGGCGCTCGACGACACCGAACGGGCAACCCGCGACGCAGGTGCCGCAGCCGTTGCAGACGTCGTCCTGCACGACGACCGTGCCGAACTCGGTGCGGAACAGCGCGCCGGTCGGGCACACGTCGAGGCAGCCCGCGTGGGTGCAGTGCTTGCACACGTCCGAGGCCATCAGCCACCGGAACTCCGGCGTGTCCATCACCACGCTGGTTGAGCGGTCCGAGGCGCTAGCCGAGGACGTGTCGAAACCCGGTGCGACAGAGGGAGACTCGGCACTCGCGGTTGCGGTGGTCTCGATACGGCTCGCCCTGGGGGGCTCGCCTGCTCGACCAGCGGTTTCGCGTACCTGCGGCATGCCGAGGTCCACCAACGCTCTTCCTGATGCCCGAGCGGTCTCGATGCGCGCCTGGTCCTGCTCGATGAACGCGACGTGCCGCCAGGTGCTCGCACCCAGCGCGACCGTGTTGTCGTACGACATGCCGGTCAGGTCGAGGTCGCCGTCGCGCGGGTTCTTGTTCCACTCCTTGCACGCGACCTCGCACGCCTTGCAGCCGATGCAGATCGAGGTGTCGGTGAAGAACCCCTTGCGCGCCTCGTACGCCGGCCAGTGGGCGTCGGCGCTCGGGTTCGACGGTCCGGACAGATGTCCCATGCGCTACTCCTTCCCGTCCGTACGACCGGCCCCGTCCGTACGACGGTCGCCCGGCTCAGCGACACCCTCACGCTCCGGGTCGGTCACGTGCTTGCTGCCGGTGCGGACGGTGACGCGGGCGCGTTCACGGTACGACTCGACCAGCTGCTCCAGCGCGGCACCGCGCGGGCGACGGCCGGGGACGATGTCGCACGAGCCGACCTTGGACTCCTGGATCTGCACGTTGGGGTCGAGCGCGACGCCGATCAGGTCGTTGACGGCGTCACCGGTGACGATCGCGTCGTTGCCGACACCCCAGTGGTAGGGCAGGCCGATCTGGTGCACCGTGTGCCCGCCGACGGGCAGCGGGCGCATCCGGTCGGTCACGAGCACCCGCGTCTCGATGGCCGCTCGCGGCGAGATGATCGTCGCCCAGCCCTCGTGCTCCAGACCGCGCTCGGCGGCCAGCGCCGGCGACACCTCGCAGAACAGCTCGGGCTGCAGCTCGGACAGGTAGGGCAGCCACCGGCTCATGCCGCCGGCCGTGTGGTGCTCGGTCAGCCGGTAGGTCGTGAACACGAACGGGTAGACGTCAGAACCGAACTCGTCACCACTCGGGGCTCCGAGGTTGTCCTCGCGCGGGTAGACCAGGCGGGCCGGGTTCTGCTGCTGCGGGTAGAGCAGGTTGGTGACCGGAGACTCCTGCGCCTCGTAGTGCGTGGGCAGCGGACCGTCGACCAGGCCGGTCGGGGCGTACAGCCAGCCCTTGCCGTCGGACTGCATGATGAACGGGTCGTCGCCCGAAAGTCCTTCTGGCCCACCGATGCCCGGCTCCGGCCGCGCCGACGGTGCGAGCGTCTCGGGGAAGTCGGGCACGTCGTCGCCGACCCACCTCGACTGCTCGTCGTCCCACCACACGTACTTCTTGCGCTCGCTCCACGGCCGGCCCTCGGGGTCGGCCGACGCGCGGTTGTAGATGAGGCGACGGTTGGCCGGCCACGCCCAACCCCATTGCGGCGCAACAGGATTGGGGCCACCGTTCGGCTCGCGGTTGGCCGCCTGGTTGTGGCCGTCGGCGTAGACACCGGTGTAGATCCAGCACCCGCCGATGGTCGAGCCGTCGGCCTTCATCTCGGTGTACGACGACAGCGGCTTGCCGGCGTCCGGCCCGCTGATGTGGCGGCCGCTGATCTCGGCGAGCACCGACTCGGGGTCGGGGCGACCGAGGTCGTCGGTCGGGTAGTCCCAGGTGAGGTCGAGCAGCGGCCGGTCGCGCGGGTCGGTGGAGTCGGCGAGGCGCGCGCGGATGCGTCGGCCCAGCTCGTAGAAGAAGTCGAGCTCGCTCTGGCACTCGCCCGGCGGCTCGACCGCCTGGTGGCGCCACTGCACGAGCCGCTGCGTCTGCGTGAACGAGCCGGCCTTCTCGACGTGCGTGGCCGCCGGCAGGAAGAACACCTCGGTGTCGATGTCCTCGGTGCGCAGCTCGCCCGAGGCGATCTCGGGGCCGTCCTTCCACCAGGTGGCGGACTCGATCATGTTGAGGTCGCGCACGACCAGCCACTTCAGGTGGGACATACCGAGCCGCTGCATCCGCCCGTTGGCCGAGCCGACCGCGGGGTTCTGGCCGAGCACGAAGTAGCCCTCGACCTCGTCGGCGAGCATGCCCATCGCGGTCTGATAGGTGCCGTGCGGACCGGACAGGCGCGGCAGGTAGTCGTACGCCCAACCGGTCTCGGCGGTGGCGGCGTCGCCCCACCAGGCCTTGAGCAGGCTCACGGTGTAGGCGTCGGCGTGGGCCCAGAAGCCCTTCTCCTGCTTGGAGTGCACCTTGGTGAGGTAGTCCTCGACCGTGTCGTGCTCGCCCGCCTTGGGCATCGGCAGGTAGCCGGGCAGCAGGTTGAACAGCGTCGGGATGTCGGTGGAGCCCTGGATGCTGGCGTGGCCGCGCAGCGCCATGATGCCGCCGCCCGGGCGCCCGATGTTGCCGAGCAGCAGCTGCAGGATCGAGGCGGTGCGGATGAACTGCGCGCCGAGCGTGTGCTGGGTCCAGCCGGTGGCGTACGCGAAGCACGTCGTCCGCTCGCGGCCGGAGTTGTCGGTGACCGAGCGCGCGAGGTAGTCGAAGTCGTCGAGGCTGATGCCGCACAGGTCGCGGACCATCTCGGGCGTGTAGCGCGAGTAGTGCCGCTTGAGGATCTGGAACACCGTGCGCGGGTGCTGCAACGTCTCGTCGCGGTGCACGTGCCCCTGGCCGATCGGCGGGCCGCCGCTGCCGTGGGTGTCACCTGCCGCGCGCGCCGCCTTGCTGGCGCCGTGCTCTGAGCTGGGATCGGGCGTGGAGTCGCCGTCGGCGTACGACCAGGTGCTGTGGTCGTACTGGCCGGTCTCGAGGTCGAAGCCGGAGAACAGGCCGCCCAGGTCCTCGGTGTCGCGGAAGTCCTCGCTGATGATCGTGGCCGCGTTGGTGTAGGCGACGACGTAGTCGTGGAACCACTTGTCGTGGGTGAGGACGTAGTTGATCAGCCCACCGAGCAGTGCGACGTCGGTGCCGACGCGGATCGGGACGTGCTTGTCAGCGACGGCGCCCGTACGCGTGAAGCGCGGGTCGACGTGGATGACGCGGGCCCCGCGCGCCTTGGCTTCCGAAACCCATTGGAATCCCACAGGATGCGCCTCGGCCATGTTGCCGCCCTGGAGGACGATGCAGTCGGCGTTGGCCATGTCCTGCAGCGGCTGTGTGGCTC from Luteipulveratus halotolerans includes the following:
- the nrfD gene encoding NrfD/PsrC family molybdoenzyme membrane anchor subunit, whose amino-acid sequence is MSTSEYDSLRPPEPPRRKRRPGGPGRRRRPGRHAGGDGSREMLMVPEAEFTSYYGKPVVKPPPWEKEVAAYLFLGGVAGGSGLLGAGGQLTGRPTLARNARLSALAAVSLGGAALVKDLGRPDRFYNMLRTFKVTSPMSVGSWILTAFSGGAGIAAVSELDRLTGSRAPLGPLRTVLRVAEGPAGLGAAVFAGPLAAYTAVLLADTAVPTWNHTHRDLPFVFVSSASLASAGLAMVTTPVAETGPAQRMAALGVVGDVVATRLMERRMDPVAAEPLHHGRPGAMLRWSERLAVLGGVGAVLGGRSRAMAAASGAALMAASALTRFGVFEAGIASAKDPRYTIEPQRRRLEARRAAGITDDSITTGPTAG
- a CDS encoding 4Fe-4S dicluster domain-containing protein — its product is MGHLSGPSNPSADAHWPAYEARKGFFTDTSICIGCKACEVACKEWNKNPRDGDLDLTGMSYDNTVALGASTWRHVAFIEQDQARIETARASGRALVDLGMPQVRETAGRAGEPPRASRIETTATASAESPSVAPGFDTSSASASDRSTSVVMDTPEFRWLMASDVCKHCTHAGCLDVCPTGALFRTEFGTVVVQDDVCNGCGTCVAGCPFGVVERRSDGTAAPTTRQGERKGEQPDVPKRGVAQKCTLCYDRLLDDETPACAKTCPTTSIKFGDHNDLVAAARDRVAELHAQGMTEARLYGANERDGVGGTGSVFLLLDEPEVYGLPPDPRACTADLPTMYKRAGMAAAGMVAAAALSFIGIR
- the fdh gene encoding formate dehydrogenase; translation: MVWSPLEWPVLRQLRSGDRYGRGPAVQSAHTRATQPRTATADRAVQSICPFCAVGCGQKVYVKDEKVVQIEGDPDSPISRGRLCPKGSASEQLVNSPGRQTQVLYRAPGASDWERLDLDTATDMIADRFVESRRRTWQDHDEHGRPLRRTMGIASLGGATLDNEENYLIKKLFTAAGAIQIENQARIUHSATVPGLGASFGRGGATQPLQDMANADCIVLQGGNMAEAHPVGFQWVSEAKARGARVIHVDPRFTRTGAVADKHVPIRVGTDVALLGGLINYVLTHDKWFHDYVVAYTNAATIISEDFRDTEDLGGLFSGFDLETGQYDHSTWSYADGDSTPDPSSEHGASKAARAAGDTHGSGGPPIGQGHVHRDETLQHPRTVFQILKRHYSRYTPEMVRDLCGISLDDFDYLARSVTDNSGRERTTCFAYATGWTQHTLGAQFIRTASILQLLLGNIGRPGGGIMALRGHASIQGSTDIPTLFNLLPGYLPMPKAGEHDTVEDYLTKVHSKQEKGFWAHADAYTVSLLKAWWGDAATAETGWAYDYLPRLSGPHGTYQTAMGMLADEVEGYFVLGQNPAVGSANGRMQRLGMSHLKWLVVRDLNMIESATWWKDGPEIASGELRTEDIDTEVFFLPAATHVEKAGSFTQTQRLVQWRHQAVEPPGECQSELDFFYELGRRIRARLADSTDPRDRPLLDLTWDYPTDDLGRPDPESVLAEISGRHISGPDAGKPLSSYTEMKADGSTIGGCWIYTGVYADGHNQAANREPNGGPNPVAPQWGWAWPANRRLIYNRASADPEGRPWSERKKYVWWDDEQSRWVGDDVPDFPETLAPSARPEPGIGGPEGLSGDDPFIMQSDGKGWLYAPTGLVDGPLPTHYEAQESPVTNLLYPQQQNPARLVYPREDNLGAPSGDEFGSDVYPFVFTTYRLTEHHTAGGMSRWLPYLSELQPELFCEVSPALAAERGLEHEGWATIISPRAAIETRVLVTDRMRPLPVGGHTVHQIGLPYHWGVGNDAIVTGDAVNDLIGVALDPNVQIQESKVGSCDIVPGRRPRGAALEQLVESYRERARVTVRTGSKHVTDPEREGVAEPGDRRTDGAGRTDGKE